TGTTCGGCGCACACATGCAGTCGTGTgattgtcaccagcatcgccatCGTTGTCGTCAAATGCATCGGCAAGTAATGACGGCAACATTCTGGAACATAGAATCGCCGCGGTTCGCAATGGTGCGAATCATTTGCGCTTCGATCCTTCGGTCGAAAGGAAAATGGACGCCGTTCTTCTTTGCACCGCCAGATGGCCCTACCTATCCAGCCTCTCACATTTATGGCTGCAGTAATCCGGTAATACGCCAACGCAAAGAACTCCATGGACTAACTAAAGTTCTCTGTTAATGCTACcggcgtgttacttgttagcgatgttatttattTACACGCttctccactttgatagcttctGCTCGCGTGTACCCTACGCGTAATAAAACGACACACTCTTACCGCTTTTTCCTCGCGTCGAACAGCGCAACTGCAGCTCAAAACAGTTCTCTGTCGTGCTGAGTTACGAGCACACATATCATCATCCAATTTCCCTTCGCCTGCCTTTTCTTCGTGGTTTGCGTCTCGTAACTTGATTAAATATTTCGAAGCGCCGTGACGAAGATGAGGCATGTAGAGTGAGGAGTGTCACAGGAGTGAAAGCATTTCCAGACGCCAGCGCCAGTGGGCGCCACGGTAAGAACACTCGGATAGTCATGTCATCGCTACTGGCGCAACGTGACTCAGGATGGTATGGGCCACACCTAACACGTCACAGGAATGTCGATGTCACAGTGTGCTGAAAGCCCCGTGGGCTTCCGTATgctctttgccctcgaaataaactAACTTCTACATGACGTACGCCATTCATGTTTGGTCAAACATACTTATGCATAGCGAACAATCGAATGATGGACACATCTCGAAATATTATGTCAGTGCCCTTTTAAAGACTTCTCAGGTAGCTCCCACCCACGTAGCACAAGAAAGTTGCAGATACTAGTCCTGGCCATTTCCGCAGACACATTGCAATGTGGGCTGCATTTATAACAAAGCGTACTTCAGAAAGCGTGGTCCGTCTTGCCTATTCATATCCAATGCTAAATACAATGCTAAATACTATAAATGCCTAATTCTCTTCTACAGTATATGCTGATAtataaactagagctgtgcacgggccgtatttccgagcccgagcccggcccgggcccgctgactttgtcgaaggcccgcccgagcccgacggcaaagggctgggagcccgcccggcccggtccgacgtacgaaaacacaatcccgagcccggcccggcccggcccggctttttgaaggttcgctgtgaaaacaaaacagcgttttccggtaatttggcattttattgagcatataaaatatgatcaaacgacacacgacgaactgtctctattgcacagattacaaattgtcgtgcaaaaacagcaagcagtccaccgattccgacttcaacgatgtgcggcgcttttgcattatgtagcccggcgaactgaagttacgtgcgctgcttgcactcgtcgccggaattgctaatatctttttgccagcctggcaagcttggcatatctctgctgcttgttttttccagaagactaaaacttcagatggacaggacggcgattccatagagagataatcggagagctcatcttttgtaactgctacattctcaccactgtcgctccactcgctgaacaactgcaatggaaaggaaaagcggaaaaggcgctgtatgcgtgctggaaaacaattcccgctaaTTCTCAatgtttcgggcttgagtcgggcttttcgccgggcccgagcccggcccgataaaactccaagcagcccgagcccggcccgggcccgaggtgaatatacgtcggcccaaccgagcccggcccgcgggccgggtcgggctcgggctttcgggctacccggagcccgtgcacacctctaatataaACACTCTCGCGAAAACGGTTGCTTTCGACGGCAGGTTTATAGGGGATTCTATAACCGGGGCGTACTCGGGGTACAACTTGGTGCAGCAAATCGACGCTGTGGAAAAAAAGGCAACCGCAACGGTTTCGATAAGCAGGAACAGGCATCAGAAGATAACATGGGCACTCAATCTTCCCTTCAATACTTCAGAAGCGCAGGAGCTGGGTGGCATTAGAGGCAGCCGGGGATATTGGAAGTTGTTAGGGGTTTATGCATGTGTGTAGTTTCTTGCGCTTGCGCTAGTACAGTCTTGATTGCCTCTCGCGGGCGAGCTTACTAAAGAACTACTTAATCAAAATGGGGTAAATGAAGACGACACCGAAGTACCAGTCGGAAGACGCGACAGTTCCGATAAACAGAGCTTATATGACACAGTTTCGAGCATTTTCGAGCAGATACGGCTGTATTTTTTTAATTGTCAGCGCACGGTGGCCCCACGACAGCGTGAGAGGGGCTGTGCATCGACGGCCGCGACGTGAAAGTCCCAGTGGCGTTTGCAGGGTGAATGTTATCCTGTTGGGGCATTTGCTTTAACTTTTAGAGGCAGTAGAGTAAAATGGGGCGCGATGTGCTCCATATATCGCGTTCCTTCATAATCCCTGAACGACTGACAAGTTTCCGTGTCTTTACAGGTCAGCTGCTGGAACAGAGGAAACGGCTGCGAGACCATCATTGATGTTTCAAGCATAGCAGATCACTTTCACCGAGACTGCGCCTACCACTGCACGTGTTGCCCAAACTGTTCGTCGACGGTTCTTCGGAGAGACATCATCGCGGACCTTGAATCAAACTGCACCAACTACGTCTTGAACAGAATGTCGAGAACGCTCCCATGTGAGGATGTTTCAAAGGATGCGCAATGGCTTCGAGAAGATCTCCATGCCTTAGAGTCGACATTCCGAAACGCCAGCCAGAATGATGCGTCATTGCTTTCAAGTCTTCAGGGAATCGCAGCAAAAAACAGAGGCAATCAGATCCCCATTGCGACGATGGCAGACGAAGTAGAGCTGCTGTCACAGGTGATGAGGCAGACACAGAGTGAGGTGGAAAGAAGCAGCGAAAGACGCGTTAACCAAAGCGTGGAGTTGAGGAACTTCAGAGAGTGGCTCTGCGCGGAGTTAGACGAAATCGAAAGGGCCGCCATTGAGGAATGGTCCTGCGAAAGAGTGACCCTCCACGAAAATAAGGAATGTGAGGAACATGTCGACAACCTGGAATGGCTGCAGAGGGAACAGGGAACCATTTCAAGAAATCTAGAAGTGAAGAACAAGGCCCGAAGCGAGGATGTTTCAAAGAATGTGGAATGCCTACGAGAAAGTGTTCGTGCCTTAGAGTCGGAACAGGTCGACGGCTTGGAATGGCTGCAGAGGGAAGTGCAAAGCCTTTCAAACAAGCTAGAGGAAGTGAAGAACAAGACCTCCCACGAAGCAGGCTTAAGAAAAAGAGCAGCCGAAGACACGTTTATGGAGGTCCTAAGCACAGCCGTGCTCACTTGCGATGTATACTGCCTAAACAAAAGGATAGAAGTAAAAGGGTTCGCCCATGTCATTGAAAATGCACTGAAGGTTCCCGTCTTGATCTTTTGGTGCGTGCACAACTGGTCAAAGGTCGCAGACGTAATGAACTCGAACAGGTTCCGTCAATTGTCTACGAGTTTCCACGTTCACCGTAGATATCGGATCTGCCTTACCCTTGCTTGTGATCTTTACAAAGGGGGATTTCACTTTATCGGTCATGTATCGAAAAGTATAGATGCTACTGTCGAAGGGCCACCCAAAAACATGAAAGTGGTTATCCTAAATCGAGGGAGAAGAGGCGTGGAATACGAGCTTGACCGTACTACTGCTGAGCGTACATTTCTCACCAAGCCTTTTGGCTTTGAAGATCTTCAAGACGGGCGAAGTATTCAGGACGACAAGCTAGAAGTGTGCTTCAAATTTTCCTACTAAATCCCGAGTTGTTATAAAGGTCCCCTTACTTATCTTTATGCATCTATGTAGCTCACGAAATCGTTCTGCCAAGGCTGCTGAAGGTGTAACTGAAATCGTTTAAACAATGAAGCAACTTTTTCATAAACCAAATGTACGAACCATGTCCACTTTCTGCTCTCGTGAATGTTGTAGAATGCACTACGCAGTTTGTAAAAGCATAACGGGTTGGAGTGAGATGGCATCGAACATATTCGCCTGCACTGAAGCGTCGTCGCCAATTTTGTGCGTAGACAAGTGTGACTATTCATCTGCGTTCCATTCAATCACGCTATGTTGTAATGAACTTCGTCGATCTTACTAATATCTCTCTTTTTCGTGTTGTTTCATGCAATCCATACGCACAAAAGCATACAGCCATCGCCAAGAGAAGCCGCTATCAGTATATATTTAGCATGTGATTGCATCATGATTGATTTCGATTGCAATAAAATATGTGATTTCTAATATGTTGTATTCGCCTTACGTTTCGAAAACAAATTACAGTATGTTGAAAAATGATGCTGTGCCAATTGCACGTATCCTGCACTCTCTGGGGTAGCATCCCATACGACGCATTCGCCTTAGTCGAGTAGTAGGTGACATTTTCACTCTTGGTACAAATGGTACCGCGGGATTGTCAAATGATTCATGGTTATATCGCTGC
The nucleotide sequence above comes from Rhipicephalus sanguineus isolate Rsan-2018 chromosome 8, BIME_Rsan_1.4, whole genome shotgun sequence. Encoded proteins:
- the LOC119401836 gene encoding uncharacterized protein LOC119401836, which translates into the protein MIPEGHSYAVYGFSENLDWSTLNFVKPVDDIRVCSACGVVGRKTAFMPCRHVLCEPCYEHWKSIGSHVCFLDGEMCPENEVHWMEFPAEKMMRCEVSCWNRGNGCETIIDVSSIADHFHRDCAYHCTCCPNCSSTVLRRDIIADLESNCTNYVLNRMSRTLPCEDVSKDAQWLREDLHALESTFRNASQNDASLLSSLQGIAAKNRGNQIPIATMADEVELLSQVMRQTQSEVERSSERRVNQSVELRNFREWLCAELDEIERAAIEEWSCERVTLHENKECEEHVDGLEWLQREVQSLSNKLEEVKNKTSHEAGLRKRAAEDTFMEVLSTAVLTCDVYCLNKRIEVKGFAHVIENALKVPVLIFWCVHNWSKVADVMNSNRFRQLSTSFHVHRRYRICLTLACDLYKGGFHFIGHVSKSIDATVEGPPKNMKVVILNRGRRGVEYELDRTTAERTFLTKPFGFEDLQDGRSIQDDKLEVCFKFSY